Proteins from one Parvibaculum lavamentivorans DS-1 genomic window:
- a CDS encoding ArsR/SmtB family transcription factor codes for MASTAGLKKHAPFPVPSLRDDKTIELADMFKMLGDPSRLRIVIATLEGPRSVGEIAEALGLSLSLVSHHLRLLRAARLVTADRRGKQIFYMIHDQHVAHVIADMIAHVNEDAE; via the coding sequence ATGGCTTCCACCGCCGGTCTGAAAAAACATGCCCCCTTCCCCGTCCCGTCGCTGCGCGATGACAAGACGATCGAGCTGGCCGACATGTTCAAGATGCTGGGCGACCCGAGCCGGCTGCGCATCGTGATCGCGACGCTGGAGGGGCCGCGCTCGGTGGGCGAGATCGCGGAGGCGCTTGGCCTGTCGCTGTCGCTGGTGAGCCACCATCTGCGGCTGCTGCGCGCGGCGCGGCTGGTGACGGCGGACCGGCGCGGCAAGCAGATTTTCTACATGATCCACGATCAACATGTGGCGCATGTCATCGCCGACATGATCGCGCATGTGAATGAGGACGCGGAATGA
- a CDS encoding MarR family winged helix-turn-helix transcriptional regulator, producing MPKSAGRTLPDVGKQLSFALYGAANRLVRMHKPFLDPLGLTFPQYLVMLELLGSGPRSVGELGTKLGMDTGTITPLVKRLEQGGFVSRRRDAKDERRVLVDLTASGEAMRERIRVVPDRIKTACQIPDDRADELRDVLNGIGRSDED from the coding sequence ATGCCCAAATCCGCCGGCCGAACGCTTCCCGATGTGGGCAAGCAGCTTTCCTTCGCTCTTTACGGCGCCGCCAATCGCCTTGTCCGGATGCACAAGCCGTTTCTCGACCCGTTGGGACTGACCTTCCCCCAATACCTCGTGATGCTTGAGCTTCTCGGTTCCGGCCCACGCTCTGTCGGCGAGTTGGGAACGAAACTTGGCATGGATACAGGGACGATCACGCCGCTGGTGAAGCGTCTGGAACAGGGTGGCTTCGTTTCCCGCCGCCGCGACGCCAAGGACGAACGGCGGGTACTCGTCGACCTCACAGCTTCGGGCGAAGCCATGCGCGAGCGAATCCGGGTGGTGCCGGACCGGATCAAGACCGCCTGCCAGATCCCCGACGACAGGGCCGATGAGCTGCGCGACGTGTTGAACGGCATCGGCCGGTCGGACGAGGACTGA
- a CDS encoding nitroreductase: protein MMKLKGEAGKMQEAMPFHDVVRVRKSARSFLADPVPEALLQSVAEDARHAPSNSNVQPWVVHIASGAARDRLSKALLEAAAEERMTPDFPFSYDDLYGVYRERQQAQGAAYFEAAGISRDAAEQRRFAILRNLEFFGAPHVCLLFMAPVYEPVRVAGDVGMYGQTFLLSLAAHGLAGVPQTLLSLFAGTVRDVLGIDPSLRMLFGISFGYPEPDNPVNIFPLGKAPVAETVTFHR from the coding sequence ATGATGAAGCTGAAAGGGGAGGCGGGCAAGATGCAGGAAGCGATGCCGTTTCATGATGTGGTTCGCGTCCGCAAATCGGCGCGCAGTTTCCTTGCCGATCCCGTGCCCGAAGCCTTGCTCCAGTCCGTGGCCGAGGATGCCCGCCACGCGCCGTCGAATTCCAACGTGCAGCCCTGGGTCGTTCACATCGCGTCCGGCGCGGCGCGGGACAGGCTCAGCAAGGCGCTGCTCGAAGCGGCGGCAGAAGAGCGGATGACCCCCGACTTTCCGTTCAGCTACGACGATCTTTACGGCGTCTACAGGGAGCGCCAGCAGGCGCAGGGGGCCGCTTATTTTGAGGCGGCCGGCATCTCGCGCGATGCAGCCGAACAACGCCGCTTCGCCATCCTGCGCAACCTGGAGTTCTTCGGTGCGCCGCATGTCTGCCTGCTTTTCATGGCGCCGGTCTACGAGCCGGTGCGTGTGGCGGGAGATGTCGGCATGTATGGCCAGACCTTCCTGCTTTCGCTGGCGGCGCATGGGCTCGCCGGGGTGCCGCAGACGCTGCTCAGCCTCTTTGCCGGTACCGTGCGCGACGTTCTCGGTATCGATCCTTCGCTCAGGATGCTGTTCGGCATCTCGTTCGGCTATCCCGAACCGGACAATCCGGTGAACATTTTTCCGCTTGGCAAGGCGCCGGTTGCCGAAACCGTGACTTTTCATCGCTGA
- the purT gene encoding formate-dependent phosphoribosylglycinamide formyltransferase, with amino-acid sequence MRIGTPLSPSAFRVMLLGSGELGKEVAIELQRLGAEVIAVDRYENAPAQQVAHRSHVIAMTDAGALRALVEKERPHLIVPEIEAIATDELARIEADGLAEVIPTARAAQLTMNREGIRRLAAEELGLPVSPYAFASTAQELKDAIAAGIGFPCFVKPVMSSSGKGQSLLRGPDDVQPAWDYAMAGGRVESPRVIVEGLIDFDYEITQLTVRARGQGGEIETQFCAPVGHRQVKGDYVESWQPQKMSDKALAASRDIAAKVTAALGGRGIFGVELFVKGDMVWFSEVSPRPHDTGLVTLITQYQSEFALHARAILGLPVTVDMISPGASAVIYGGLEEKGIAFEGVEAALALPGTDIRLFGKPESFERRRMGVALARAGDTDEARKVAKQAADAVRPVSGTK; translated from the coding sequence ATGCGCATCGGCACACCGCTTTCTCCTTCCGCGTTCCGCGTCATGCTTCTCGGCTCGGGCGAGCTCGGCAAGGAAGTCGCGATCGAGCTTCAGCGGCTCGGCGCCGAGGTGATCGCCGTCGATCGCTACGAGAACGCGCCCGCGCAGCAGGTCGCGCATCGCAGCCATGTCATCGCCATGACGGATGCCGGGGCGCTTCGCGCGCTTGTCGAAAAGGAGCGTCCGCATCTCATCGTGCCGGAAATCGAGGCAATAGCGACGGATGAACTGGCGCGCATCGAAGCGGACGGTCTCGCCGAAGTGATTCCGACCGCGCGCGCCGCCCAGCTCACCATGAACCGCGAGGGCATTCGCCGTCTCGCGGCGGAGGAACTCGGGCTTCCCGTCTCGCCCTATGCCTTCGCCTCCACCGCGCAGGAGCTGAAGGATGCAATAGCGGCGGGTATCGGATTTCCCTGCTTCGTCAAGCCGGTGATGTCGTCTTCCGGCAAGGGGCAGAGCCTGCTTCGCGGGCCGGACGATGTTCAGCCCGCCTGGGATTATGCGATGGCAGGCGGCCGCGTCGAGAGCCCGCGCGTCATCGTCGAGGGGCTGATCGACTTCGATTACGAGATCACGCAGCTCACGGTTCGTGCGCGCGGGCAGGGCGGCGAGATCGAAACGCAGTTCTGCGCCCCGGTCGGCCATCGTCAGGTCAAGGGCGATTATGTCGAAAGCTGGCAGCCGCAGAAAATGAGCGACAAGGCGCTCGCCGCCTCGCGCGACATCGCGGCGAAGGTTACGGCGGCGCTGGGCGGACGCGGGATTTTCGGCGTCGAGCTTTTCGTGAAGGGCGACATGGTCTGGTTTTCCGAAGTGAGCCCGCGTCCGCACGACACCGGCCTCGTCACGCTTATCACGCAATATCAGAGCGAGTTCGCGCTTCATGCGCGCGCCATTCTCGGCCTTCCCGTCACCGTGGACATGATTTCGCCCGGTGCCAGCGCCGTCATTTATGGCGGGCTCGAAGAAAAGGGCATCGCCTTCGAGGGCGTCGAGGCGGCGCTCGCGCTGCCCGGCACCGACATCCGGCTTTTCGGCAAGCCGGAATCCTTCGAGCGCCGCCGCATGGGCGTCGCGCTTGCCCGCGCCGGAGATACCGACGAGGCACGCAAGGTCGCGAAGCAGGCGGCGGATGCCGTCCGACCCGTCTCCGGGACAAAATAA
- a CDS encoding helix-turn-helix transcriptional regulator, which produces MSRTSRLFELLGVLRARRMPVTAPDLARELGVSPRSIYRDIDTLRSLGAPIEGQAGVGYSLKEGFFLPDLAFSPDELDALTLGLGWVRQRADPALARCSESALAKIFSAKNNGSMSAQLPAVVTAASTSEPAVPPQAALLRDAIRRQRKVAISYEDAQGSLSDRVIWPITIVYFDDVRVLAAWCERRHAFRHFRIDRLRVKTILEERYPGRRQSIVTQWRQQDRDWRSMLTISDTPKRYQSAGALTGAMSKE; this is translated from the coding sequence ATGTCGAGAACAAGTCGGCTATTCGAGCTGCTCGGCGTGTTACGCGCACGCAGGATGCCTGTTACAGCCCCCGATCTCGCGCGCGAACTTGGTGTCTCGCCGCGGAGTATATACCGCGACATCGACACATTGCGTTCGCTAGGGGCGCCTATCGAAGGCCAGGCGGGTGTCGGCTATTCTTTGAAAGAAGGCTTTTTTCTTCCGGATCTCGCATTTTCGCCCGATGAACTCGACGCGTTGACTCTCGGTCTGGGCTGGGTGCGGCAGCGAGCCGATCCTGCTCTGGCACGATGCAGCGAAAGCGCCCTGGCAAAAATATTTTCCGCGAAAAATAACGGCTCAATGAGCGCCCAATTACCTGCTGTCGTAACGGCGGCCTCGACGTCTGAGCCTGCGGTCCCTCCGCAGGCCGCATTGTTGCGGGATGCGATCCGCCGGCAACGGAAAGTTGCGATCAGCTATGAAGACGCGCAAGGCTCGTTGTCGGATCGTGTCATCTGGCCGATCACCATCGTCTATTTCGACGATGTCCGTGTGCTGGCGGCCTGGTGCGAACGCAGACATGCCTTCCGTCATTTCCGCATCGATCGTTTGCGTGTGAAAACGATTTTGGAGGAACGCTACCCCGGGAGACGTCAATCGATCGTGACGCAGTGGCGGCAGCAGGATCGCGACTGGCGTTCCATGCTGACAATTTCTGACACGCCGAAACGCTACCAATCGGCGGGTGCCCTTACCGGTGCCATGTCAAAGGAATGA
- a CDS encoding DUF1330 domain-containing protein — MVSFSPAAFEAFLAEDDDSAVVMLNLLRFAPDGGRERYLEYLQMAKPILARFGAKILFGGDGLPVLTTGQAQGWDAAVLVQYPRRAAFKSMVDDPEYQIAFKVGEAAIADIVLQPLRHIEGGV; from the coding sequence ATGGTTTCGTTTTCACCTGCCGCCTTCGAGGCCTTTCTGGCCGAAGACGATGATTCAGCCGTCGTCATGTTGAACCTCCTGCGGTTCGCGCCGGATGGCGGGCGGGAGAGATATTTGGAATACCTGCAAATGGCCAAGCCGATTCTCGCTCGATTTGGTGCGAAAATCCTGTTCGGCGGCGATGGCCTGCCGGTGCTCACGACGGGGCAGGCGCAGGGTTGGGATGCCGCCGTGCTGGTTCAATATCCGCGTCGAGCCGCGTTCAAGAGCATGGTCGACGATCCGGAATACCAGATTGCGTTCAAGGTCGGAGAAGCAGCAATTGCCGATATCGTGCTTCAGCCTTTGAGGCATATCGAGGGTGGGGTGTAA
- a CDS encoding calcium/sodium antiporter, whose translation MTYLFLVVGLVLLLGGAEFLVKGAASLATRLGVSPFLIGLTLVGFGTSAPELVASLEGAFQGYPGIAVGNVVGSNIANILLILGIAGLIFPMTVDRGALKRDGSMMLGAAAIMMGACLYGVLSREVGLGFLALLSVYLIYTYRADRRLQDGTAKLHAGEAEFLTSTGPKTSLLVEIVMALGGLVALVTGASLLVDAAVEIATRHGVSDSVIGLTLVAVGTSLPEVATSVLAAFRRQSDIAIGNVVGSNIFNVLGIAGMVAVVKPVPVPADIAGFDIWVMGAASLLFLVFAWTGSRIGRVEALLLLGGYGAYVTVLLQ comes from the coding sequence TTGACCTATCTCTTTCTCGTCGTCGGCCTTGTGCTGCTTCTCGGTGGGGCGGAGTTTCTGGTCAAGGGCGCAGCGTCGCTCGCGACCCGGCTCGGGGTTTCGCCTTTTCTCATCGGGCTCACGCTTGTCGGCTTCGGCACGTCCGCGCCGGAGCTTGTCGCCAGCCTTGAAGGCGCCTTTCAGGGCTATCCGGGCATCGCGGTCGGCAATGTCGTCGGCTCCAACATTGCCAACATCCTCCTCATTCTCGGCATTGCCGGTCTCATCTTTCCGATGACGGTGGATCGCGGTGCGTTGAAGCGGGATGGCAGCATGATGCTCGGGGCTGCCGCCATCATGATGGGCGCCTGCCTTTATGGCGTGCTGTCGCGCGAAGTCGGATTGGGCTTCCTCGCGCTTCTCTCTGTCTATCTCATCTATACCTACCGCGCCGACCGCAGGCTCCAGGATGGCACCGCGAAGCTTCATGCCGGCGAGGCGGAGTTCCTGACCTCGACGGGACCCAAAACCTCTCTGCTCGTTGAGATCGTCATGGCGCTGGGCGGGCTCGTCGCGCTTGTCACCGGCGCCTCGCTGCTCGTGGATGCGGCCGTCGAGATCGCGACCAGGCACGGCGTCTCCGATTCGGTCATCGGCCTCACCCTCGTTGCCGTCGGCACCTCCTTGCCGGAGGTGGCGACCTCGGTGCTCGCCGCCTTCCGCCGTCAGTCGGACATCGCCATCGGCAATGTCGTCGGCTCCAACATCTTCAACGTGCTCGGTATCGCCGGCATGGTCGCCGTGGTGAAGCCGGTTCCGGTGCCGGCCGACATCGCCGGCTTCGACATCTGGGTCATGGGTGCCGCGTCGCTCCTGTTTCTGGTTTTCGCCTGGACCGGGTCGCGGATCGGGCGGGTGGAGGCGCTTTTGCTGCTGGGCGGCTACGGGGCTTATGTGACGGTTTTATTGCAGTAA
- a CDS encoding LysR family transcriptional regulator yields MNWNDLRFFLAVAAAGSLSGAGQQLGVNTTTVLRRVASLEDDLGARLFERERTGYRLTAAGEKLVEALEPVDRRLSALPRDFAAAGEGAEGTVRLAAGEVVASSLLAPELAAFRRDHPGLELEILTDPRLASVGPAPRIGNPLKDVDVALRLARPTQGDMLMRKVGDMAYGLYATPTYLDKHGRPSGMAAIAGHDLIGFPKSETPLGPVWWFSRAEKSARVALRSSSVLARAEAARQGLGLAALPCILGDADADLERVFGPDDIGSLEMWLMARNDLAQLAHVRAVMEFVVDAVKRHRARLEGRDHEVRELPPRIRSNH; encoded by the coding sequence ATGAACTGGAATGACCTGAGATTCTTCCTTGCCGTAGCGGCAGCGGGCAGTCTTTCCGGCGCCGGGCAACAGCTTGGCGTCAACACGACCACCGTCTTGCGTCGCGTGGCCTCCCTTGAGGACGATCTGGGTGCCCGCCTCTTCGAACGCGAGCGCACCGGCTACCGTTTGACCGCTGCCGGAGAGAAGCTGGTCGAGGCTCTGGAGCCCGTAGATCGGCGGCTTTCTGCGCTTCCGCGCGATTTTGCGGCCGCCGGGGAGGGGGCCGAGGGCACCGTGCGGCTGGCGGCGGGGGAGGTTGTTGCCTCTTCCCTTCTCGCCCCCGAACTCGCCGCTTTCCGTCGCGATCATCCAGGCCTCGAGCTCGAAATACTCACCGATCCGCGCCTCGCCTCCGTCGGCCCGGCGCCGAGAATCGGCAATCCTCTCAAGGATGTAGACGTCGCTCTCCGTCTCGCGCGCCCGACCCAGGGCGACATGCTGATGCGCAAGGTCGGCGACATGGCCTACGGTCTCTACGCGACTCCCACCTATCTCGACAAACACGGCCGTCCATCCGGCATGGCAGCTATCGCAGGCCACGACCTGATCGGCTTTCCGAAATCGGAAACACCTCTTGGTCCTGTCTGGTGGTTTTCGCGTGCGGAGAAATCGGCGAGGGTGGCGCTTCGTTCGTCGAGTGTCCTGGCGCGGGCGGAAGCGGCACGTCAGGGGCTCGGTCTTGCGGCGCTGCCCTGCATTCTCGGCGATGCGGATGCTGATCTCGAACGGGTGTTCGGCCCGGACGATATCGGTTCGCTGGAAATGTGGCTGATGGCGCGCAACGATCTCGCGCAGCTTGCCCATGTCCGCGCCGTTATGGAGTTCGTGGTGGATGCAGTTAAACGTCACCGGGCGCGGCTTGAGGGACGCGACCACGAGGTCAGGGAGCTTCCACCCCGCATTCGCTCAAACCATTGA
- a CDS encoding rod shape-determining protein: MLSGLLGMFSADMAIDLGTANTLVYVKGRGIVLNEPSVVAIIEKGGKKQVLAVGEEAKMMLGRTPGNIQAIRPMRDGVIADFEIAEEMIKHFIRKVHNRRSFANPQIIVCVPSGSTAVERRAIQESALSAGARRVYLIEEPMAAAIGAGLPVTEPTGSMVVDIGGGTTEVAVLSLGGIVYARSVRVGGDKMDEAIIAYIRRHHNLLVGEASAERIKKEVGSAAIPSDGDGMTIEIKGRDLMNGVPKEIAIGQRQIAESLAEPVGAIVEAVKVALEATPPELAADIVDKGIVLTGGGALLANLDQVLRDETGLPVSIADDPLSCVALGTGKALEHIRTMKHVLSSVY; the protein is encoded by the coding sequence ATGCTTTCCGGTCTGCTCGGCATGTTCTCGGCCGATATGGCAATCGATCTCGGGACCGCGAACACCCTTGTCTACGTCAAGGGACGCGGAATCGTGCTCAACGAGCCCTCGGTTGTCGCAATCATTGAAAAGGGCGGAAAGAAGCAGGTACTTGCCGTCGGCGAGGAGGCCAAGATGATGCTCGGCCGCACGCCGGGCAACATCCAGGCGATCCGCCCGATGCGCGACGGCGTGATTGCCGATTTCGAAATCGCGGAAGAAATGATCAAGCATTTCATCCGCAAGGTTCACAACCGCCGCTCATTTGCCAACCCGCAAATCATCGTCTGCGTTCCGTCCGGCTCGACGGCGGTTGAGCGGCGAGCGATTCAGGAATCGGCACTTTCCGCCGGTGCCCGCCGCGTCTATCTGATTGAGGAGCCGATGGCTGCCGCGATCGGCGCCGGACTGCCTGTGACGGAACCGACCGGCTCGATGGTGGTCGACATCGGCGGCGGCACGACGGAAGTCGCGGTGCTGTCGCTTGGGGGCATCGTCTATGCGCGTTCGGTGCGCGTCGGAGGTGACAAGATGGATGAGGCGATCATCGCCTATATCCGCCGTCACCATAATCTTCTCGTCGGCGAGGCCAGTGCCGAGCGCATCAAAAAGGAAGTCGGCTCCGCAGCCATTCCTTCGGATGGCGACGGCATGACGATCGAAATAAAAGGGCGTGACCTGATGAATGGGGTGCCCAAGGAAATTGCAATCGGCCAGAGGCAGATTGCGGAAAGTCTTGCCGAGCCCGTGGGTGCGATCGTGGAGGCCGTCAAGGTTGCTCTCGAAGCGACGCCGCCGGAACTCGCGGCGGATATCGTGGACAAAGGCATTGTTCTCACCGGCGGCGGCGCGCTGCTTGCGAACCTCGATCAGGTGCTGCGCGATGAGACCGGGCTTCCCGTCAGCATTGCAGATGATCCCTTGTCCTGCGTGGCGCTCGGCACGGGCAAGGCGCTTGAACACATCAGAACCATGAAGCACGTGTTGTCCTCGGTATATTAG
- the mreC gene encoding rod shape-determining protein MreC, whose translation MDSNRTALPFREFSHRISLVFMLTLAAALLLLGRAETYVFDRARQVVTDLAAPLLEVASRPVAATRRIIERTDEYAYVFDENERLRAENARLLAWKEEALKLQSKVARYEALLNVQVDPSINYISGRVVSDSGGPFVDTVLVNVGADKGAESGQAVIDTDGLVGRIVSTGPRASRVLLLTDLNSRVPVVIEPAHYNAVLSGDNTAWPRLEYLAAQSAVSPGDRVVTSGDGGLIPAGLPVGLVIQTSDGSLRVQTFSDRGRLDFVRVLQYEFPAQVKRQDPPEVLKGPPVTSAPPPEPVTLPGPGAAGTAPSPQAGAQ comes from the coding sequence ATGGACTCGAACCGCACAGCGCTGCCATTTCGTGAGTTCTCGCACAGGATATCGCTTGTCTTCATGCTGACGCTGGCGGCGGCTTTGCTGCTGCTCGGCCGCGCGGAAACCTATGTGTTTGACAGGGCGCGACAGGTGGTGACCGACCTTGCGGCGCCGCTTCTGGAGGTTGCTTCGCGACCCGTTGCGGCAACGCGCCGTATCATCGAGCGGACAGACGAGTATGCCTATGTCTTCGATGAGAACGAGCGGTTGCGGGCCGAGAACGCCCGCCTTCTCGCCTGGAAGGAAGAGGCGCTGAAGCTGCAATCCAAGGTCGCGCGCTACGAGGCACTGCTCAACGTGCAGGTGGATCCTTCGATCAATTACATCAGCGGACGCGTCGTCAGCGATTCCGGTGGCCCCTTTGTCGATACGGTGCTGGTAAATGTCGGCGCGGACAAAGGCGCGGAAAGCGGCCAGGCCGTTATCGACACGGACGGTCTTGTCGGGCGAATTGTCTCGACGGGCCCGCGTGCCAGCCGTGTTCTCCTCCTCACGGACCTCAACAGCCGCGTGCCGGTGGTCATTGAGCCGGCGCATTACAATGCGGTTCTCTCCGGCGACAACACCGCTTGGCCGCGACTTGAGTATCTTGCCGCGCAGAGCGCGGTGTCGCCGGGCGATCGTGTCGTCACTTCGGGCGATGGCGGCCTCATTCCGGCTGGCCTGCCGGTCGGTCTCGTGATCCAGACGAGCGACGGTAGTTTGCGTGTCCAGACTTTCAGCGATCGCGGGCGGCTCGATTTCGTCCGTGTGCTGCAATATGAATTCCCCGCCCAAGTAAAGCGGCAGGATCCGCCGGAAGTCCTCAAAGGACCGCCGGTGACGTCTGCTCCGCCGCCGGAGCCGGTGACTTTGCCGGGTCCCGGCGCGGCAGGAACAGCGCCATCGCCGCAAGCGGGAGCACAGTAA
- the mreD gene encoding rod shape-determining protein MreD, whose amino-acid sequence MPRLEPYSPTPAARAGRIVMTVMPFAMGLACVLLSFVPLGRIVGSPLTPAFPLMAIYYWAIVRPEMFPPLAVFTVGLIFDLLSGGAIGLWAFVYVVTYAVVISQRMLVMNAPFSVFWIGFLVAAAFAGALAWGVVSISHGMFVPLGPVSRHMAVTVAVFPIFAMLFGRIQARVLLGN is encoded by the coding sequence ATGCCCCGCCTCGAACCTTATTCACCCACGCCAGCGGCGCGCGCCGGGCGCATCGTCATGACGGTGATGCCGTTCGCGATGGGATTGGCTTGCGTGCTTCTGTCCTTCGTTCCGTTGGGCCGCATCGTCGGTTCACCGCTTACGCCCGCGTTCCCGTTAATGGCGATCTACTACTGGGCCATCGTACGGCCGGAAATGTTTCCGCCGCTCGCAGTGTTCACCGTGGGACTCATCTTCGACCTGCTGTCGGGCGGGGCGATCGGCTTATGGGCTTTCGTCTATGTCGTCACCTATGCCGTCGTCATCTCTCAGCGCATGCTGGTCATGAATGCGCCGTTCTCGGTTTTCTGGATCGGTTTTCTTGTCGCCGCCGCCTTCGCGGGGGCGCTGGCCTGGGGCGTGGTTTCCATTTCCCATGGCATGTTTGTTCCACTTGGCCCAGTCAGCCGGCACATGGCGGTTACAGTGGCAGTATTTCCGATCTTTGCTATGCTTTTTGGGCGCATTCAGGCGCGCGTCTTGCTGGGTAACTGA
- the mrdA gene encoding penicillin-binding protein 2 — MQISGRDSSRYQTFTRRAALLAAAQGAAFVALAGRMYYLQVLKTDQYRMLAEENRVAMRLLAPLRGNVVDRFGRILASNRQNYRAMLISEQTPDVEATLDRLSRIIEINEFTRKRILRDIQRSPRFMPVTVAEGLTWREFAQVNINEPDLAGIQPDVGETRDYPYGEELAHILGYVAAVSEKDLQQAQGDQPLLKLPGFRIGKEGIEKTYDKELRGVAGSSHVEVNAYGRVIRELSKDPGKPGGEVVLTLDMDVQKFAWNRLKGESASSVVLDIHTGDVISFVSAPAYDPNQFNMGLSTQQWASLVENPYKPLINKALAGMYPPGSTFKMVVAMAAVEAGIDPNHRIVCPGHYSLGSHDFHCWKKGGHGAMNMHDAIKHSCDVYFYDTAKRIGIEAIADMSRRFGLGSVYDFEVPGEKPGLVPTPQWKRAARGEPWHPGETVIAGIGQGYLLATPLQLAVMTARIANGGFAVTPRLTRAIGGELLPIPQPERIGVSERAIEVAQGGMNAVSNEIGGTAYRSRISDPGMELAGKTGTAQVRRISRAERLSGVLKNEDIEWRQRDHALFVCFAPVHAPRYAMSVVIEHGGSGSGAAAPVARDIMHEVLIRNPVRPQATVPPTGAKTARAG, encoded by the coding sequence ATGCAGATAAGTGGACGGGACAGCAGCCGCTATCAGACGTTCACCCGGCGGGCGGCGCTTCTTGCCGCTGCGCAGGGCGCGGCCTTTGTCGCGCTGGCCGGCCGTATGTATTATCTGCAAGTGCTGAAGACCGATCAGTACAGAATGCTGGCGGAAGAAAATCGTGTGGCGATGCGGCTTCTTGCTCCGCTCCGCGGCAATGTCGTTGACCGTTTCGGCCGTATCCTTGCGTCGAACCGGCAAAACTACCGCGCGATGCTGATTTCGGAGCAGACGCCGGATGTTGAGGCAACGCTCGACCGCCTGTCTCGCATTATCGAAATCAATGAATTCACACGGAAGCGTATTCTGCGCGACATTCAGCGCTCGCCGCGTTTCATGCCGGTGACGGTTGCCGAGGGCCTGACCTGGCGCGAATTTGCGCAAGTGAATATCAACGAGCCTGATCTGGCCGGTATTCAGCCGGATGTGGGTGAGACGAGAGATTACCCTTATGGAGAGGAGCTTGCGCATATCCTCGGCTATGTCGCTGCCGTTTCCGAAAAAGATCTTCAGCAAGCGCAGGGCGACCAGCCGCTCCTGAAGTTGCCGGGCTTTCGTATCGGCAAGGAAGGCATCGAAAAGACATATGACAAGGAGTTGCGTGGCGTCGCGGGGTCGAGCCATGTTGAGGTCAATGCTTATGGCCGCGTCATCCGCGAACTCTCCAAGGATCCGGGGAAACCGGGTGGCGAGGTTGTGCTTACGCTCGACATGGACGTACAGAAATTCGCCTGGAACCGCCTGAAAGGCGAATCCGCGAGTTCCGTTGTGCTCGATATTCACACCGGCGACGTTATCTCGTTCGTGTCGGCGCCCGCGTACGATCCAAACCAGTTCAACATGGGCCTCAGCACCCAGCAATGGGCCTCGCTGGTCGAGAATCCTTATAAACCACTGATCAACAAGGCACTGGCCGGGATGTATCCGCCAGGTTCCACTTTCAAAATGGTCGTCGCCATGGCGGCGGTGGAAGCCGGTATCGATCCCAATCATCGCATTGTCTGCCCCGGTCATTATTCGCTGGGGAGCCACGACTTCCATTGCTGGAAGAAGGGCGGGCATGGCGCCATGAACATGCACGATGCAATCAAGCATTCCTGCGACGTCTATTTCTACGACACGGCAAAGCGCATTGGCATCGAAGCGATTGCGGATATGTCCCGGCGTTTCGGCCTTGGATCGGTCTACGATTTCGAGGTGCCGGGCGAGAAGCCGGGACTGGTGCCGACACCGCAATGGAAGCGCGCTGCGAGAGGCGAACCCTGGCATCCGGGTGAGACCGTTATCGCGGGCATTGGCCAGGGGTACTTGCTCGCGACCCCGCTGCAGTTGGCCGTGATGACGGCCCGCATCGCCAATGGCGGCTTTGCGGTGACGCCCCGCTTGACGCGCGCCATTGGCGGCGAATTGCTGCCGATACCGCAGCCGGAACGTATTGGCGTAAGCGAGCGGGCAATTGAGGTCGCTCAGGGCGGGATGAACGCCGTTTCAAACGAAATCGGCGGGACGGCCTATCGTTCGCGTATTTCCGATCCCGGGATGGAGCTTGCCGGCAAGACGGGCACCGCGCAGGTGAGACGCATCAGTCGTGCCGAGCGCCTGAGTGGCGTTCTGAAAAATGAAGACATAGAGTGGCGCCAGCGCGACCATGCGCTCTTCGTCTGCTTCGCTCCGGTTCATGCACCGCGATATGCAATGTCGGTCGTAATCGAGCATGGCGGATCCGGCTCGGGCGCCGCGGCGCCGGTGGCGCGCGATATCATGCACGAGGTTTTGATCCGCAATCCGGTGCGTCCGCAAGCGACGGTCCCGCCGACGGGCGCCAAGACGGCGAGGGCAGGCTGA